TACTAAGGTGGGGGAATAAAAGAGAACAAAGAATGAGAAATTTCATTTGCTAATCATTTATCTTACAATAATACGACAACTCTAGTAGGTCAAGTAATTCAATACATTAagcattataaaaatttagttaatgaTCTTACAAtgagaatttaattaatgatcttatataataaattagacataaagtattaaatacattgtgtttttttattagctCTAATTTGGTCACTAGAAAAAACTTAAGACAACCTAATACATTTGACGTTACTCAAACTtctataacaaataaaaaaaacataatactaattattattattaataataattttttataacataaaataatataatatagaaatatatagattaatcggtattaatttttattaaatttctataatcGTCCAAATCTTTTCATGATTAACATTTATCGAACGCTAGCCTTATAGTTACTTTGGTATAAGCAATTATatgatttgtgttttattataggattattatagttatatatGTATCTGTAGTTATGCAAcataaaaacatttaaattattcatatttttaaaatatatgatgcaGTAACATCAACAAAAGCTATGTACTAAGtaaaatgatattgaaaaacatatttgttttctattcatagatttttagttatatgtATTCAAGGATGGTGCTTTTTGGTGCGACAAACTTGTTCAACCACAAAATTGAGTAATCTCTATCCCTGAAACTAATGAGATCGGTTAATGATTGGCACTCAATAGTGTACTATTACTATAAATTCATAGTTAATGTATGCGAAGAACTTACATTATTAAgtacatcaacatcaataaaatattaagaaggCAATGGCAATAAACTTCATTACAATTATGTTCTTTTTGCCTTTGTTGGCAATCAATGTTAATGCCCAGGGCCCCGTGACATATGATATCACAAAGTATGGTGCGAAATCTGGTGGAGATATCAGTCAGGTTTAATCCGTATTAACTACCGTATTTATGTTCAAcagttaattttttcttcatacaaaaatataattcttgaaaaataacacGCATTTGCATGTTAGGCTCTAATGGATGCTTGGAAGGAGGCATGCAATTCAACTTCCCCAAGTACCATAGTGATACCAGGAGGAACTTGGTCACTTAGTCAGGTAAAATTATTAGGCCCCAATAAGGCCCCTATCGAGCTTCAAGTCCAAGGAACCTTGCAAGCCAATCCAGGTCAATTGCCTAATAAAGAAGGGGAATGGATTACTATCAATTATGTCAATTATTTCACCCTTTCTGGTGGTGGAGTTTTTGATGGTCGAGGACAGGAAGCCTGGAAGCAAAACGATtgccacaaaaataaaaattgcgcCAAGCTTCCTATGGTAAGACCTACCTCCTTATATATCCTCAATTATTTCAAGTAGAATAGGTATACAAATTAACAACCCATAATCACATGCATTTGTGCAGAATCTTAGCTTCAATTTCGTGAACAACTCCATAATTCGTGATGTGACCACGAAAGATAGCAAGAATTTCCACGTGAATTGTATATCGAGCCATAATGTCACGTTCCTCCGATTCACAGTTTCAGCCCCTGGAGATAGCCCAAACACTGATGGTATCCATCTGGGTCGTGACACGATGATCAATATCAAAGATTCCATCATAAAAACAGGAGATGATTGTGTCTCAATTGGAGACGAGAGCAAAGAAATTCACATCCAGAATGTAACTTGTGGTCCAGGACACGGTATTAGCGTTGGAAGCCTTGGTGGGTATGCAGAAGAAAAGGATGTGCAAGGGATATATGTGACAAATTGCACCTTTATTGGCACAACAAATGGCGTCAGGGTGAAGACATGGCCCTCTGCCCCAGCAACGTTGACTGTCAGTGATTTGCATTTTGAAGATTTAATCATGGATAATGTTAGCAGTCCCATTATCATTGATCAAGAATATTGTCCACACAATCTTTGCAAAAAAGATGtaagtttctcaatttgtgATCCAAATTT
Above is a genomic segment from Sesamum indicum cultivar Zhongzhi No. 13 linkage group LG13, S_indicum_v1.0, whole genome shotgun sequence containing:
- the LOC105176040 gene encoding polygalacturonase-like, which gives rise to MAINFITIMFFLPLLAINVNAQGPVTYDITKYGAKSGGDISQALMDAWKEACNSTSPSTIVIPGGTWSLSQVKLLGPNKAPIELQVQGTLQANPGQLPNKEGEWITINYVNYFTLSGGGVFDGRGQEAWKQNDCHKNKNCAKLPMNLSFNFVNNSIIRDVTTKDSKNFHVNCISSHNVTFLRFTVSAPGDSPNTDGIHLGRDTMINIKDSIIKTGDDCVSIGDESKEIHIQNVTCGPGHGISVGSLGGYAEEKDVQGIYVTNCTFIGTTNGVRVKTWPSAPATLTVSDLHFEDLIMDNVSSPIIIDQEYCPHNLCKKDRPSSIKITNVRERNVRGTTNTAEAVTFICSGLKPCERGGVGDIDLTYNGNQGPITTKCANVKPKFVGKQNPPVCATTAQSA